A DNA window from Micromonospora inyonensis contains the following coding sequences:
- a CDS encoding terpene synthase family protein, which yields MDLTTQAAEAVEQGRICALAARGQRDLQKLAAGYPELFSGAPFDAALFGNIAMAMAFSAPWCSLEELRVTNRAVLWGFALDWQVDYLAKSRTEIDRLTETSLAVVDGATPASDDPFARFLAELCADLAAAPAYPRLRDAWRAAVHRTLAAMAVEWEWRSARRDLTGTLPTFEEYLANADNLACTVVNVAHWIHTGDDGTHRSLPRLVEASDEVQRVLRLVNDLGTYQRDLEWGDLNAIMLVADRAEVEQRVEVLTGGCHELLAPLTEECPRQATYLARQLGFTSGFYGSTDFWGAR from the coding sequence TCTGCAGAAGCTCGCGGCCGGGTACCCGGAGCTGTTCTCCGGTGCGCCCTTCGACGCCGCCCTGTTCGGCAACATCGCCATGGCCATGGCGTTCAGCGCGCCCTGGTGCAGCCTGGAGGAACTGCGGGTCACCAACCGTGCCGTGCTGTGGGGGTTCGCCCTCGACTGGCAGGTGGACTACCTGGCTAAGTCCCGGACGGAGATCGACCGTCTGACCGAGACCAGCCTCGCGGTGGTCGACGGTGCCACCCCGGCATCGGACGACCCGTTCGCCCGGTTCCTCGCCGAACTCTGCGCCGACCTGGCCGCCGCGCCGGCCTACCCGCGCCTGCGTGACGCGTGGCGGGCCGCGGTGCACCGGACGCTGGCCGCGATGGCGGTCGAGTGGGAGTGGCGGTCGGCCCGGCGGGACCTCACCGGCACGCTGCCGACCTTCGAGGAGTACCTCGCCAACGCCGACAACCTGGCCTGCACGGTGGTCAACGTCGCACACTGGATCCACACCGGCGACGACGGGACCCACCGTTCGCTACCCCGCCTGGTCGAGGCCAGCGACGAGGTGCAGCGGGTGCTGCGGCTGGTCAACGACCTCGGTACGTACCAGCGGGACCTGGAGTGGGGCGACCTCAACGCGATCATGCTGGTGGCCGACCGGGCGGAGGTCGAGCAGCGGGTCGAGGTTCTTACCGGAGGATGCCACGAGCTGCTGGCCCCCCTGACGGAGGAGTGCCCCCGGCAGGCGACGTACCTCGCCCGGCAGCTCGGCTTCACCAGCGGCTTCTACGGTTCCACGGACTTCTGGGGGGCTCGGTGA